The sequence below is a genomic window from bacterium.
AAAGTTTTAATAAGAACATAAAAAATAACCTCTTGACAAAATATAAATTTGAGAGTATAATAAATTTAAATAGTAAGCTATTAGAGTTTGTTGATGACTATAATCAAAATAAAAGGCTTAGGAGTTTTTCGGTATAAAACCCCTGCTCAATACCTAAAAGATGAAAAGAATATTACAACACAACGTATCGTTAGCTAACAGTTTAAGTTATTTAACAATCAAGTAAAAGACAAAATGGATGTTGATTATGAAATTATATGGAAAGACAAGTGGATAGATTGCTCTCAATATGGCCCATCTTTGAGGCATGAACAAAGATTGGTAAAAAAATTATTAAAAAGTGTAAAAATTACCTCTTTACTTGATGTGGGTTGTGGAAATGGGAAGAGACTTTCTATGTTCTTAAAAGATAGAAAGATAGATGAGGTTTGGGGAATAGACCTCTCAAAGGAAGCAATATTACAAACAAAAAAGCTTATTCCTAAAGGAAATTTTGTGGCATTGGATATCCAAAAAGATTTTTTAGCGAAAACCTTTGATTTAGTGATGTGTTGTGATGTAATAGAACATCTTCAAGAGGATACCGCTGCATTAACAAATATGGCAAAAATGACAAATAAATATCTCATTATTACAACTATTCAAGGTAGGATAAGAGAATCAGAAAAAATGATAGGCCATGTTCAAAGCTATACACGGGAATCACTGGTAGAAAAACTAAAGAATGCAGGTTTTGCTTCTATTTCTATCATTGAATGGGGTTTTCCTTTTTACTCACCTATCCATAGGTTTCTGTTGGACAAATCTCCTCAAATTACAGAGGGAAGGTTTGGGGTATTTAGAAAGGTTTTAAGCCAAATAGTTTATTTTTTATTTTACCTTAACTTATCTTGCAAAGGTGATATTTTAATAATATTAGCGAAGAAATGAAAGTATTATTTGAAAAAAGGGGATTAAGCTTTGAATTGCTTTGTCCTCAAACGGGAAGATTTAAGAGTTCTTCAAATTTTATTGTAAGAGGGGTTAAAAAATAATCATTTAAGACAAAAGCTAAAAATGACAGTGAGCGACGAGATATTAGTTGAAATTAAGAGATGCTACCAAAGGGATTATAATGGGGTTAATAATCTGCCTTTAGATAAAATAGCAAATGATTTTGTATCTGAGACAAGGATGAAAGAGCAAATCGATGTTTTATTAAGATATGTTGGGGATTTAGAAGGAAAAAAAATATTAGAATTAGGAAGTGGATATGGAGGATTTATAGTAGCAACAAGAGAAAGAGGTTTTGATGCTTATGGATTAGAACCAGATAAAGATTGTTATGAGATTTCTTTAAAGCTTCTTAAGTTAAATGGTTTTCCCGAAGATATAATAACATTGGGGAAAGGAGAGAATATACCTTATAGCGATGAGAGCTTTGATGTTATCTATTCCACCCAAGTATTAGAGCATGTTCAAGACCCAAAGAAGGTTTTAAAAGAAGCTATTCGCGTAATCAAAAAAGGTGGTTATCTACAATTTGTAATCCCTAATTATGCCTCATTTTATGAGGGACATTATGGAATATTTTGGATTCCTTATCTCCCGAAAGTAGTAGCAAAGCTATATGTAAGGCTTTATGGAAGAAACTATTCCTTAATTGAGAGATTAAATTTTATCAATCTAGGATGGCTTAAAAGGTGCTTTAAGCAATTTAACAATATCGAGGTTTTAGGTTGGGGGATCGACCTTTTTGAGGAAAGGATGAAAAGCTTAGAATTTTCTGAGTGGGCTGATCTTGGTAAAATAAAAAAATGGCTAAAATTCTTAAAAAAGTTGGGTATGTTAGAGGGAATTAGAATAATTTCAAAATGGTTTGGTTTTTATAACCCCATTATATTAACCATTAAGAAAAATGGATAAAATGCTTGATAGTAAGAATGTGTCTTTTAGGCATATAAATTTATTAAAAGAATCATTAATCGATAAATATATTTTTCGGTTTGTTGGAAGTAAAAATTTTGGAGATTTAATTAAATATGAATTTGTTGAATTAATAGGAAGTAAAATCTCTGGTGGAATAGGAATGCTCTTTAGAAAACTATTGTACCCCTGGATGTTTCCGGGAATTAACCGCAATACATATATTGACTCATATATAACTATTCGATGCCCTAAAAAAGTTTTTCTTTCAGAAGGTGTTATATTAGACAAATATGTTTATCTTGATATCCCAACTTCTTATAAACAAGGTTTGGTAATTGGCAGAAACTCTACAATAGGAAACAATACTTATATTTCAAGTGGGTATGAAGGTTATGTTATTATTGGTGAAAATACTAATATAGGTAGTAATTCCCAAATTTATGGAGAAGGAAGTGGTGTCAAAATAGGAAATGATGTTTTAATCGCTGGGCAATCTTTTATTGTTACAGTTCAGCATATTTTTGATGATATTGAAAAACCAATTTTTGTTCAAGGGAGTTTATGTAAAAAGATTATAATAAAAAACAATGTGTGGATTGGAGCAAATGTAAAGATATTGGGAGGGGTGACAATTGAAGAAGGAAGTATAATTGGGGCTGGATCAGTTGTAACAGAAAGTATACCTCCCTTTAGTATTGTTGTTGGAATTCCAGCAAAGGTTGTAAAAATAAGGAAAAAATGAAATTACTTTTGTATATTTTTAACATTTTATTAAGAAGTGGTAAAGTAGCTTCGCTTCCAAAGTATCTTCAGATTGAACCCAATAATACCTGCAACCTTGATTGTAAAATGTGCCCTAGAACAACTCTTAAATTCGAAGAAAAGAAAAACTTTGAAATGGAGAAATTTACTTGTTTAATCAACAATATAAATCCTTTCTTTGTCTCTTTAAGTGGATTAGGAGAACCAATGATGGCACCAAATCTTTGGGAGATGATAAGATATTGTAGGGATAGAAATATACGGGTTACTATCACCTCAAATTTTATCCTGGCTGATCGGTATCTAAAAGAGATAATAGAAAGTGGGGTTAATCTTATCGGCATATCTATTGATGCTGCAACCCCTGAGACCTACTTTAAGATTAGAAAAGGAAATTATTTTGATAAAATAATAGAAAATATAAATAGCCTAAAAGAAATGAAGCTTAAGCTACATTCAAAAGCCCCAAACCTTCGATTTAACTTTGCAATTCAGAAAGACAATATGGATGGGATAGATAAAATTATTGATTTGGCAAATAATCTTGGCATTAATACCATTTATTATCAGATGTTAGAGGCAACATCCATCCAAGATAAAGATGGATGTATCGAGGGGATTGAAAAAGAGGATTTGCAAAAGAGATTAATAAATGCTTATAAAAAAAGTAAGTTATTAAAGATTAAAACCGATCTTGATTTTATCCTTAATAGATTTGAGGAGTTTTGGAAGAAATATCTCCTTATAGATGCTAATACCAAAAATGTCTGTTTAGAGCCATGGACAGCCCCATATATTGATGTTTATGGAAATGTTTATCCCTGCTGTAGCTTGTGTGCCTCAGGGTTTAGTGTAGGAAATATTTTTAAAGATGAATTTAAAAACATCTGGAATGGAATAAGTATGCAAAGCTTTAGAAACCAGATGAAAAAAGGGGAAAGAAAACTTAAGACCTGTAAAAATTGTGTTCCCAGAAGATTAACTGATTTCATCACAAAATTAAGATATGTTTCGCCTCAATATTTCACAAATGTTTAAACAAAATTGGAATAAGATAAATCAAATAAAAGAAAAGGACTATTTCTATCTAACCGCCTTTCACTATTCTATTATAAAGAAGATAAAACCAAGACTAGATAGATTTACTAAAGGAATTTGTTTAGATATCGGAGCAGGAAATCTTGTGTATAAAACCCTATTAGACAAGACCAGATATATAGCTATAGATAGGTATGTTACAAATAAAGACTTAGATGTAATTGCAGATATTGAAAATCTTCCTTTTTTGAATAATAGCCTTGATACAGTCATTTGTATGCAGGTGTTGGAACATATAAAAAAACCCTGGAGGGGCTTAGAAGAAATATATCGTGTTATAAAACCCGAAGGTTATGTTATTGTTAGCGTTCCCCATATTTTTTATATACACGGTGAACCAGAGGATTATTTTAGATTTACAAAATATGGAATCTCCTTTCTGATGAAGGAGGCAGGATTTGATGTAAGCTCTATTGAGGTTTCAAATGGATTTGTTGGATTTATAGTAAGTTTTTTCCAGGTTATCTTGCTTTCATTGTGCTTTAATATACCAATCATCTATACAATAGTAAAGAGGATAAATCAAATTATAACAATTCTTGCCTATAGAATAGATGAATTATTTGGCAAAAATGGTCTTTTAGCTACAAATTATATATGCATTGGAAAAAAATGTTAATCTTAAGCATAGCTATTCAGCATGATTCTGGGGCAGCGTTAATAAATGATGGCAAGATTATTGCTGCGGTTAATGAAGAAAGGCTAAACAGAAAAAAGCTCTATTGGGGTATTCCTGAACGATCAATTGAGGAGGTTTTCAAAATAGCAGGAGTAAAACCATCTGATGTTGAGTTTGTGACTTTTTCTAATTTAATGTCGGGAAACAAGATAGATAATTTTACTGCAGCTGAACGCGATTTTAATACGAAAGTTTTACAGAGCCTTTCTTCTATAGGTATAGCATCTGTACTTACGGGAACTGAACCTGGAATAAAGCTTATCCGGGCAATCTTTACCACGATTAAACATAAAAACTTTAAAAGAACAATTCAATATTTGGGAAGCATAGGTGTTAAAGCACCGGTTAAGTTTATCGAGCATCATGAATCCCATGCTGCTTCTGCTTATTATACCTCGGGTTGGAATGAATGCTTAGTGGTAACCAGCGATGCAGCGGGCGATGGATATTGTAGCAAGGTATTTGTAGCAAAGGATGGAAAAATGGAGTTAATTCAACAAATACCATTTTATCACTCCATTGGTTATTATTATTCCTACATAACACATATCTGTGGTTTTCGCGAAGGCCATCATGAGGGAAAAATAACCGGGTTAGCAGCTTATGGAAATCCAAAAGAGACATTTTTGATATTTCAGAAAGAAGTAAGCTATAATCCAGGTAAGTTTTCTACAGAAAATAGGGGAAGATATTTATGGCCTGAGATAAACTATTTAAAAAAAAGGCTGAAAGGTTACTCTAAAAAGGATATAGCAGCAGGAATTCAGTATCATTTAGAGACAAACATGGTTTCTTATATTAAAGATGCAATCAAAAAAACTGGACAAAAAAGAATAGCTTTGGCAGGAGGGGTTTTTGCAAATGTCAAGCTAAACCAAAGAATTAGAGAAATAGAGGGGGTAGAGGGTGTTTTTATCCATCCCCATATGGGTGATGGCGGTTTAGCGGTAGGAGCAGGGTTATACCTATGGGCAAAAGAATCCCTTTCTCAAGGAAAATATAAACATTTAGAAAGACTAAAAGATGTGTATTTTGGGCCATCTTATTCCAAAG
It includes:
- a CDS encoding IS3 family transposase, whose translation is SFNKNIKNNLLTKYKFESIINLNSKLLEFVDDYNQNKRLRSFSV
- a CDS encoding class I SAM-dependent methyltransferase, yielding MDVDYEIIWKDKWIDCSQYGPSLRHEQRLVKKLLKSVKITSLLDVGCGNGKRLSMFLKDRKIDEVWGIDLSKEAILQTKKLIPKGNFVALDIQKDFLAKTFDLVMCCDVIEHLQEDTAALTNMAKMTNKYLIITTIQGRIRESEKMIGHVQSYTRESLVEKLKNAGFASISIIEWGFPFYSPIHRFLLDKSPQITEGRFGVFRKVLSQIVYFLFYLNLSCKGDILIILAKK
- a CDS encoding class I SAM-dependent methyltransferase codes for the protein MTVSDEILVEIKRCYQRDYNGVNNLPLDKIANDFVSETRMKEQIDVLLRYVGDLEGKKILELGSGYGGFIVATRERGFDAYGLEPDKDCYEISLKLLKLNGFPEDIITLGKGENIPYSDESFDVIYSTQVLEHVQDPKKVLKEAIRVIKKGGYLQFVIPNYASFYEGHYGIFWIPYLPKVVAKLYVRLYGRNYSLIERLNFINLGWLKRCFKQFNNIEVLGWGIDLFEERMKSLEFSEWADLGKIKKWLKFLKKLGMLEGIRIISKWFGFYNPIILTIKKNG
- a CDS encoding acyltransferase, coding for MLDSKNVSFRHINLLKESLIDKYIFRFVGSKNFGDLIKYEFVELIGSKISGGIGMLFRKLLYPWMFPGINRNTYIDSYITIRCPKKVFLSEGVILDKYVYLDIPTSYKQGLVIGRNSTIGNNTYISSGYEGYVIIGENTNIGSNSQIYGEGSGVKIGNDVLIAGQSFIVTVQHIFDDIEKPIFVQGSLCKKIIIKNNVWIGANVKILGGVTIEEGSIIGAGSVVTESIPPFSIVVGIPAKVVKIRKK
- a CDS encoding radical SAM protein translates to MKLLLYIFNILLRSGKVASLPKYLQIEPNNTCNLDCKMCPRTTLKFEEKKNFEMEKFTCLINNINPFFVSLSGLGEPMMAPNLWEMIRYCRDRNIRVTITSNFILADRYLKEIIESGVNLIGISIDAATPETYFKIRKGNYFDKIIENINSLKEMKLKLHSKAPNLRFNFAIQKDNMDGIDKIIDLANNLGINTIYYQMLEATSIQDKDGCIEGIEKEDLQKRLINAYKKSKLLKIKTDLDFILNRFEEFWKKYLLIDANTKNVCLEPWTAPYIDVYGNVYPCCSLCASGFSVGNIFKDEFKNIWNGISMQSFRNQMKKGERKLKTCKNCVPRRLTDFITKLRYVSPQYFTNV
- a CDS encoding class I SAM-dependent methyltransferase encodes the protein MFKQNWNKINQIKEKDYFYLTAFHYSIIKKIKPRLDRFTKGICLDIGAGNLVYKTLLDKTRYIAIDRYVTNKDLDVIADIENLPFLNNSLDTVICMQVLEHIKKPWRGLEEIYRVIKPEGYVIVSVPHIFYIHGEPEDYFRFTKYGISFLMKEAGFDVSSIEVSNGFVGFIVSFFQVILLSLCFNIPIIYTIVKRINQIITILAYRIDELFGKNGLLATNYICIGKKC
- a CDS encoding carbamoyltransferase C-terminal domain-containing protein yields the protein MLILSIAIQHDSGAALINDGKIIAAVNEERLNRKKLYWGIPERSIEEVFKIAGVKPSDVEFVTFSNLMSGNKIDNFTAAERDFNTKVLQSLSSIGIASVLTGTEPGIKLIRAIFTTIKHKNFKRTIQYLGSIGVKAPVKFIEHHESHAASAYYTSGWNECLVVTSDAAGDGYCSKVFVAKDGKMELIQQIPFYHSIGYYYSYITHICGFREGHHEGKITGLAAYGNPKETFLIFQKEVSYNPGKFSTENRGRYLWPEINYLKKRLKGYSKKDIAAGIQYHLETNMVSYIKDAIKKTGQKRIALAGGVFANVKLNQRIREIEGVEGVFIHPHMGDGGLAVGAGLYLWAKESLSQGKYKHLERLKDVYFGPSYSKEEIEQVLKKEGLNYYQPDCIETEIANLLAQGKVIARFAGRMEYGPRALMNRSILYQATDVTVNDWLNKKLKRTEFMPFAPVILEENAPYFLKDYDERSSHTAQFMTITYDVTERCKKEAPAIVHVDGTARPQIITKETSNPSARKILEEYKKLTGLSILINTSFNMHEEPIVCSPEDAVRAFKLGELDILAIEDFMVGE